The Etheostoma cragini isolate CJK2018 chromosome 5, CSU_Ecrag_1.0, whole genome shotgun sequence genome contains a region encoding:
- the acacb gene encoding acetyl-CoA carboxylase isoform X2 gives MLPFAVLGLILWILLLLWRNNTKAVTMPVKGEESPSDCGRPAAVEDMPATQSSHPGGYCPSTVPTTSTHNEDKNPQVGGASVGLDVQTRDTKARQASSKVNSEKPSLRATTQKSSRTKVPMFSSGPKARERLKFILGASEDNSSDEESRVTKPPSGASQPSTSDPKCSPQQASSAVPQPISSGMKPSMSGLHLVNKGRKHRKMDLQRDFTVASPAEFVTRFGGNRVIDKVLIANNGIAAVKCMRSIRRWSYEMFRNERTIRFVVMVTPEDLKANAEYIKMADHYVPVPGGSNNNNYANVELIVDIAKRIPVQAVWAGWGHASENPKLPELLDKAGISFLGPSSMAMWALGDKVASAIVAQTADIPTLPWTGSGLRVDWEEDDQFLGNVISVPPEIYKKGCVLDVDEGLAGAEKIGYPVVIKASEGGGGKGIRKVESSQDFPSFFRQVQTEVPGSPIFIMQLAQHARHLEVQILADEYGNAISLFGRDCSIQRRHQKIIEEAPATVAAPSTFEQMERCAVRLAKMVGYVSAGTVEYLYSEDGSFHFLELNPRLQVEHPCTEMIGDVNLPAAQLQIAMGIPLYRIKDIRLLYGEAPWGDTVLNLETPDCIPSPRGHVIAARITSENPDEGFKPSSGTVQELNFHSSKNVWGYFSVGATGGLHEFADSQFGHCFSWGENREEAISNMVVAMKELSIRGDFRTTVEYLIKLLETESFRSNDIDTGWLDLLISEKVQAERPDTMLGIVCGALHVADASFRKSMSDYLHSLERGQVLPAASLLNSVNVELIYEGVKFCLKVARQSPTTFVIIMNGSNIEIDVHRLNDGGLLLSYDGSSHTSYMKEEVDSYRITVGNKTCVFEKEKDPTVLRSPSAGKLLQYLVEDGAHIIAGETYAEIEVMKMVMTLTLEQSGCVHFVKRPGAVLQPGCVVARIDLDDPSSIHPVELNTAILPPQQPLPVVGEKLHQVFHCVLENLVKVMDGYCLEEPLFSSKLKQWVATLMKTLRDPSLPLLELQEIMTSLASRIPSSVEKDIRKVMAQYASNITSVLCQFPSQRIANILDSHAATLQRKADREMFFMNTQSIVQLVQRYRSGIRGYMKSVVLDLLKQYLQVEMQFQQAHYDKCVINLREQHKPDMNPVLEYIFSHAQVSKKNLLVTMLIDQLCGRDPMLADELMAIMNELTQLSKMENSKVALRARQVLIASNLPSYELRHNQVESIFLSAIDMYGHQFCPENLKKLILSETSIFDVLPNFFYHSNQVVCMAALEVYVRRGYIAYELNSIQHHQLQDGTCAVDFQFMLPSSHPNRVPVPMSGSNHFQMRRQSSELFLEGALSPPCQRMGAMVAFQCFDDFKRNFDEVLSSFAEPVLESAPFSESCSSLFDEDNFKNTRDNPIHIINVSIKTADAEDDDALVTALTAFAQSKRLVLFEYGLRRITFLIAQKREFPKFFTFRARDGFQEDRIYRNLEPALAFQLELNRMRNFHMTAVPCANHKMQLYLGAARVQEGAEVTDYRFFIRAIIRHSDLITKEASFEYLQNEGERLLLEAMDELEVAFSNTNVRTDCNHIFLNFVPSVIMDPSKIEESVRSMVMRYGSRLWKLRVLQAELKINIRLTPTGNAIPVRLFLTNESGYYLDISLYKEVTNPSSGQTMFESYGDKQGPLHGMLINTPYVTKDLLQSKRFQAQTLGTTYVYDFPEMFRQALFKLWGPGDKSPKDVLMCTELVLDHQGLLVQMNRLPGDNDVGIVAFRMKMKTPEYPEGRDIIVICNDITHMIGSFGPQEDELFLRASELARAEGIPRIYIAANSGARIGLAEEIKHMFQVAWIDPTDPYKGFKYLYLTPQDYTRISSTNAVHCHHVEEGGESRYIITDVIGKDEGLGVENLRGSGTIAGESSQAYEEIITISMVTCRAIGIGAYLVRLGQRVIQVENSHIILTGAGALNKVLGREVYTSNNQLGGIQIMHNNGVTHTTVPDDFEGVFTILRWLSYMPKNKHSPVPVIPTTDPVDREIEYTPTKAPYDPRWMLAGRPHPKVRGAWQSGFFDHGSFMEIMESWAQTVVVGRARLGGIPLGVIAVETRTVEFTVPADPANLDSESKVLQQAGQVWFPDSAFKTAQAICDFNRERLPLMVFANWRGFSGGMKDMYDQVLKFGAYIVDALRSFHQPVLVYIPPHAELRGGSWVVIDPTINPLCMELYADRESRGGVLEAEGTVEIKFRRKDLLKTMIRLDSVYASLVDQLASPELSDKQSRELKSQLKAREEFLLPIYHQVAVQFVDLHDTPGRMQEKGVITDILDWKKVRTFFYWRLRRLLLEQVVKCEILQATKDLSDGHMQSMLRRWFVETEGTVKAYLWDNNQAVVEWLEKHLTKEDGTRSRIRENIEYLKRENTLKHIRSLVQANPDVAMDCIIHMSQNITPSQRAKLSHLLATMDCTTSS, from the exons ATGCTCCCGTTTGCAGTTTTAGGATTAATCCTATGGATATTGTTGCTACTGTGGAGGAATAATACCAAGGCCGTAACGATGCCCGTGAAAGGAGAGGAATCTCCTTCTGACTGTGGTCGGCCTGCAGCCGTGGAGGACATGCCTGCTACACAGTCATCTCATCCAGGCGGATATTGCCCGTCAACAGTTCCTACTACCTCAACACACAATGAGGATAAGAACCCTCAGGTCGGCGGTGCCTCTGTGGGTCTTGACGTTCAAACCAGGGACACTAAGGCTCGGCAGGCGTCCTCTAAGGTAAACTCAGAAAAGCCATCATTGCGAGCGACCACCCAGAAATCGTCCAGAACTAAAGTGCCAATGTTCAGCTCTGGGCCTAAGGCGAGGGAACGCCTCAAGTTTATCCTCGGAGCATCGGAGGATAATTCTTCAGACGAGGAGTCTCGGGTCACCAAACCTCCAAGTGGTGCATCCCAGCCGTCCACCTCTGACCCCAAGTGTTCTCCTCAGCAGGCGTCCTCTGCAGTGCCACAGCCCATCTCCTCAGGCATGAA GCCTAGCATGTCTGGTCTTCACTTGGTGAATAAAGGACGTAAACACAGAAAGATGGATTTACAGAGGGACTTCACCGTGGCCTCTCCTGCTGAGTTCGTCACCCGTTTTGGTGGCAACCGTGTCATTGATAAA GTGCTGATTGCTAACAACGGGATAGCAGCTGTCAAATGTATGCGTTCCATCCGTCGCTGGTCCTACGAAATGTTTCGCAATGAAAGGACCATCCGTTTTGTCGTTATGGTTACCCCTGAAGACTTGAAAGCTAATGCAG AATACATTAAAATGGCAGACCATTACGTGCCTGTACCCGGTGggtccaacaacaacaactacgcCAACGTAGAGCTGATAGTGGACATTGCTAAAAGAATCCCAGTGCAG GCTGTATGGGCTGGTTGGGGTCATGCCTCAGAAAATCCCAAACTGCCTGAGCTGTTGGACAAAGCAGGAATATCGTTCTTGG gGCCGTCCAGTATGGCCATGTGGGCTCTTGGGGATAAAGTAGCTTCTGCCATTGTGGCTCAGACTGCAGACATTCCCACACTACCATGGACCGGCTCAG GTCTGAGAGTAGACTGGGAAGAGGATGACCAATTCCTGGGCAATGTAATCAGTGTTCCTCCAGAGATCTACAAAAAGGGCTGTGTTCTTGATGTAGACGAAGGGCTGGCA GGGGCTGAGAAAATTGGTTATCCGGTTGTTATCAAGGCCTCTGAGGGTGGAGGTGGAAAGGGTATCCGCAAAGTAGAAAGTTCTCAAgattttccaagtttttttagACAG gttCAAACAGAGGTACCCGGCTCGCCTATCTTCATCATGCAGCTGGCTCAGCATGCCAGGCACCTTGAGGTTCAGATATTGGCTGATGAGTATGGAAATGCCATCTCTTTGTTTGGACGAGACTGCTCCATTCAGAGAAGGCATCAGAAAATCATAGAAGAGGCTCCTGCCACCGTAGCGGCTCCTTCAACATTCGAGCAAATGGAACGG TGTGCTGTGCGACTGGCCAAGATGGTGGGCTATGTGAGTGCAGGTACTGTGGAATATCTTTACTCTGAAGACGGAAGTTTCCATTTCCTGGAGCTGAATCCTCGCCTCCAGGTGGAACATCCTTGTACAGAGATGATTGGAGATGTAAACCTGCCAGCTGCCCAGCTtcag ATTGCGATGGGCATCCCCCTTTATAGAATTAAGGACATCCGCTTGCTTTATGGAGAAGCTCCGTGGGGCGACACTGTTCTTAACCTAGAGACTCCAGACTGCATACCATCTCCAAGAGGGCACGTCATAGCTGCTCGGATCACCAGTGAGAACCCTGATGAG GGGTTCAAGCCCAGTTCTGGCACAGTGCAGGAGCTGAACTTCCACAGCAGTAAAAACGTCTGGGGTTATTTCAGCGTGGGGGCAACTGGTGGCCTGCATGAATTTGCAGACTCCCAGTTTGGACACTGTTTCTCCTGGGGCGAAAACCGTGAAGAAGCCATTTC GAACATGGTGGTGGCTATGAAGGAGCTGTCCATCAGAGGTGACTTCAGGACCACGGTTGAATACCTCATTAAATTACTAGAGACAGAAAGCTTCAGATCCAATGACATCGACACAGGCTGGCTGGACCTTCTCATTTCGGAGAAAGTGCAG GCTGAGAGACCAGATACCATGCTGGGTATTGTTTGTGGGGCTTTGCATGTTGCTGACGCGAGCTTCCGTAAAAGCATGTCTGACTACCTGCATTCACTGGAAAG AGGCCAAGTACTGCCTGCAGCCAGTCTCCTCAACTCTGTCAATGTGGAATTAATATATGAAGGAGTCAAGTTCTGCCTCAAG GTGGCTCGCCAATCACCAACAACGTTTGTCATCATAATGAACGGCTCCAACATTGAGATAGATGTCCACAGGCTGAATGATGGCGGCCTCCTGCTGTCCTATGATGGCAGCAGCCACACCAGCTATATGAAGGAGGAAGTGGACAG CTACCGCATCACTGTTGGCAACAAGACTTGTGTCTTTGAAAAGGAGAAGGATCCCACGGTGCTGAGGTCGCCCTCTGCTGGTAAACTGCTGCAGTACTTGGTCGAAGATGGAGCCCACATTATTGCAGGAGAGACCTATGCAGAGATTGAG GTGATGAAGATGGTGATGACGTTGACCTTGGAGCAGTCTGGTTGCGTCCACTTTGTCAAGAGACCTGGGGCGGTTCTGCAGCCGGGCTGCGTGGTGGCACGTATAGACCTGGATGACCCCAGCAGTATACATCCA GTGGAGCTCAACACGGCCATACTGCCACCCCAACAACCACTGCCCGTTGTCGGTGAAAAGCTTCACCAGGTGTTTCACTGTGTGTTGGAAAACTTGGTTAAAGTCATGGACGGCTACTGCCTTGAGGAGCCCCTCTTTAGCAGCAAG CTGAAACAGTGGGTTGCTACCCTGATGAAGACCTTAAGGGACCCCTCACTGCCGCTGTTGGAACTCCAGGAGATCATGACGAGCCTGGCGAGTCGCATTCCGTCCAGTGTGGAAAAAGATATCCGTAAAGTCATGGCACAGTACGCGAGCAACATCACTTCTGTCCTCTGCCAGTTTCCTAGCCAAAGG aTTGCAAATATTCTAGACAGCCATGCAGCAACTCTACAGAGAAAGGCTGACCGAGAGATGTTCTTTATGAACACACAGAGTATCGTTCAGCTGGTACAGAG GTACCGAAGTGGAATTCGTGGTTACATGAAGTCTGTGGTTCTCGATCTGCTGAAGCAATACCTGCAAGTAGAGATGCAGTTCCAGCAAG CTCACTATGACAAGTGCGTTATCAACCTAAGAGAGCAGCACAAACCTGACATGAATCCTGTGTTGGAGTACATCTTCTCTCATGCCCAAGTCTCCAAAAAGAACCTCCTAGTCACAATGCTCATA GACCAACTGTGTGGAAGGGATCCCATGCTGGCAGATGAGCTAATGGCCATTATGAACGAGCTCACGCAGCTCAGCAAGATGGAGAACTCCAAGGTGGCCTTAAGAGCCAGACAG GTCTTGATTGCCTCCAATTTACCATCATATGAGCTGAGGCACAACCAGGTGGAGTCCATCTTCCTGTCAGCCATTGACATGTATGGCCACCAGTTTTGTCCAGAAAACCTAAAG AAACTCATTCTTTCTGAAACCTccatttttgatgttttgccCAATTTCTTCTATCACTCCAATCAAGTTGTCTGCATGGCTGCCTTGGAG GTGTACGTGCGCAGAGGTTACATCGCCTATGAGCTGAATAGCATCCAGCATCACCAGCTGCAGGATGGAACTTGCGCTGTAGACTTTCAGTTTATGCTGCCATCATCACATCCAAACAG GGTTCCAGTGCCAATGAGTGGATCAAACCATTTTCAAATGAGGCGGCAGAGCAGCGAGCTGTTCCTGGAGGGAGCCTTGTCTCCACCTTGCCAGCGCATGGGCGCCATGGTGGCTTTCCAGTGTTTTGACGACTTTAAAAG GAATTTTGATGAGGTTCTCTCCAGCTTCGCGGAACCTGTCTTAGAGAGTGCCCCGTTCTCTGAGTCCTGCTCCAGTCTCTTTGATGAGGACAACTTCAAG AACACAAGGGACAACCCAATCCACATCATTAACGTGTCCATAAAAACAGCCGACGCAGAAGATGACGATGCCTTGGTTACAGCCTTAACTGCCTTTGCTCAGTCAAAG agACTTGTCCTCTTTGAATATGGACTCAGGAGAATCACATTTTTGATTGCACAGAAG cGAGAATTCCCCAAGTTCTTCACTTTCAGAGCTAGAGATGgg TTCCAGGAGGATCGTATTTACCGCAATCTGGAGCCGGCTTTAGCATTTCAGCTGGAGCTCAACCGCATGAGGAACTTTCACATGACAGCCGTTCCCTGTGCCAACCACAAGATGCAACTGTACCTCGGTGCTGCTCGTGTTCAGGAGGGGGCTGAAGTCACGGACTACCGCTTCTTCATAAGAGCTATAATCCGCCACTCAGATCTCATTACAAAG GAAGCCTCCTTTGAATACCTTCAAAATGAAGGAGAGCGTCTTTTGTTGGAAGCCATGGATGAGTTGGAGGTGGCCTTTAGTAACACCAATGTCCGCACAGACTGCAACCACATCTTCCTCAACTTCGTCCCATCCGTCATTATGGACCCCTCTAAA ATAGAGGAGTCTGTTCGCTCCATGGTGATGCGCTACGGCAGCCGTCTTTGGAAGCTTCGGGTCCTTCAGGCTGAGCTGAAGATCAACATCCGTCTGACACCAACTGGGAACGCTATTCCTGTCCGCCTGTTCCTCACTAATGAGTCTGGCTATTACTTGGACATCAGCCTGTACAAGGAGGTCACCAACCCCAGTTCTGGACAG ACCATGTTTGAGTCATATGGAGATAAGCAGGGTCCTCTACATGGCATGCTGATCAACACTCCGTATGTGACCAAAGACCTGCTTCAGTCCAAGCGCTTCCAGGCTCAAACTCTGGGGACTACATACGTCTATGACTTCCCTGAGATGTTCAGACAG GCACTGTTTAAGCTGTGGGGTCCAGGGGACAAGTCCCCTAAAGACGTGCTAATGTGCACCGAGCTGGTTCTGGACCATCAAGGTCTACTCGTGCAGATGAACCGCCTGCCTGGAGACAACGAT GTGGGAATCGTTGCTTTCAGGATGAAAATGAAGACTCCGGAGTACCCAGAGGGCAGAGATATCATCGTCATTTGCAATGACATCACTCACATGATCGGCTCATTTGGTCCTCAAGAGGATGAGCTGTTCCTCAGGGCGTCTGAGTTGGCTCGGGCTGAGGGCATCCCCCGCATTTACATCGCAGCCAACAGTGGAGCACGCATCGGCCTTGCGGAAGAGATAAAACACATGTTCCAGGTGGCCTGGATTGACCCCACTGACCCCTACAAG GGTTTCAAGTACCTCTACCTGACACCGCAGGACTACACACGGATCAGCTCCACAAATGCTGTTCACTGTCACCATGTAGAGGAAGGAGGCGAGTCTAG ATACATCATCACTGACGTGATCGGGAAGGATGAAGGTCTCGGGGTTGAGAACCTGCGAGGTTCTGGCACCATTGCTGGAGAATCCTCTCAGGCCTATGAGGAGATTATTACAATTAGTATG GTGACGTGTCGCGCTATTGGAATCGGAGCCTATCTGGTCCGTTTGGGACAGAGAGTAATTCAGGTGGAAAACTCTCACATTATCCTGACTGGAGCAGGTGCTCTTAACAAG GTTTTGGGCAGAGAGGTGTATACTTCCAACAACCAGCTGGGAGGGATCCAGATCATGCATAATAATGGAGTTACACACACCACCGTGCCGGATGATTTTGAAGGCGTCTTTACGATCCTCCGGTGGCTCTCCTATATGCCAAAG AACAAACACTCCCCCGTGCCTGTCATACCAACTACTGATCCTGTAGACAGAGAGATAGAATATACTCCTACAAAAGCGCCGTACGACCCCCGCTGGATGCTGGCTGGGAGACCACATCCCA AGGTGAGAGGTGCCTGGCAGAGTGGATTCTTCGACCACGGCTCCTTCATGGAGATCATGGAGTCTTGGGCTCAGACGGTGGTAGTGGGCCGAGCACG GTTAGGAGGAATTCCCCTTGGTGTCATTGCCGTTGAAACACGCACAGTTGAGTTCACTGTCCCAGCAGATCCAGCAAACCTGGATTCAGAATCTAAA GTTCTGCAGCAGGCTGGTCAGGTGTGGTTTCCAgattcagcctttaaaacagCTCAGGCGATTTGTGACTTCAACCGGGAACGTCTGCCTCTAATGGTGTTTGCCAACTGGAGGGGCTTCTCTGGTGGAATGAAAG ATATGTATGACCAGGTATTGAAGTTTGGGGCCTACATTGTGGACGCCCTGCGGAGTTTTCATCAGCCGGTGCTGGTGTACATCCCTCCACACGCTGAGCTCAGAGGAGGCTCATGGGTAGTGATAGACCCCACCATCAACCCACTGTGTATGGAGCTctatgcagacagagagagcag AGGTGGTGTGCTGGAGGCTGAGGGTACAGTGGAGATCAAATTCAGGAGAAAGGACCTGCTAAAGACAATGATAAGACTGGATTCAGTCTATGCTAGTCTGGTTGATCAGCTTG CTTCCCCAGAGCTGTCTGACAAACAGTCCAGAGAGCTGAAGTCACAGCTCAAAGCCAGGGAGGAATTCCTGTTGCCCATCTACCACCAGGTGGCAGTGCAGTTTGTA